A DNA window from Mya arenaria isolate MELC-2E11 chromosome 17, ASM2691426v1 contains the following coding sequences:
- the LOC128222887 gene encoding uncharacterized protein LOC128222887: MRISLRPNHRPEVLIGAARATLYIHKRLVLVLSILFGIFMIVYGKTLFHITKEFITHSNFNFNLCKRFHQTTHAETRQSSIPKVIHQVFLNASDDSEGYFELYKPYRESWRRMNPGYRYILWNETMVVNLINTSYPSVMPLYKRYKNIWLARADIARYVVVHFMGGVYADIDIECKRPMDLLLQEIGEKKVALNYSYNPFGIANDFFISSKHHEFMAHVIDGLAEADVLYFTPYINTMFRTGPMYLLGRYLNYIHQDDIFILQKSQVYISNDNKDTSVHGIDGRIIHIIWASIDSLQLISVIVMIVFIVRLNKLLSVRKKLIHKSKSSVYLYENYSKLSMSPIMEEEPL, translated from the coding sequence ATGAGGATAAGTCTTCGGCCCAACCATCGACCAGAGGTCCTTATTGGGGCGGCAAGAGCTACTTTGTATATACACAAGCGATTGGTACTCGTGCTTTCGATATTATTTGGAATATTTATGATTGTGTATGGGAAGACTTTATTTCATATAACGAAGGAGTTCATCACACACtctaattttaatttcaatctcTGCAAGAGATTTCACCAGACAACGCATGCGGAAACTAGGCAATCTTCAATCCCAAAGGTGATACACCAAGTCTTCCTCAATGCTTCTGATGATAGTGAAGGGTATTTTGAACTGTATAAACCGTATCGAGAGTCTTGGAGGCGAATGAACCCTGGGTATAGATACATTTTATGGAACGAAACAATGGTTGTGAACCTGATAAACACCAGCTATCCCTCTGTCATGCCCTTGTATAagagatataaaaatatatggcTAGCACGGGCAGATATAGCCAGGTACGTTGTTGTGCATTTCATGGGTGGTGTTTATGCCGACATTGACATCGAGTGCAAAAGACCAATGGATCTATTGTTACAAGAAATTGGTGAAAAGAAAGTGGCATTGAATTACTCATATAATCCATTCGGCATTGCAAATGACTTTTTCATATCTAGTAAACATCACGAGTTTATGGCCCATGTTATAGATGGCCTTGCTGAGGCGGATGTATTGTATTTCACCccatacataaatacaatgtttagAACAGGACCAATGTACCTTCTAGGAAGATATCTTAATTACATACACCAAGACGACATATTCATTCTTCAAAAATCGCAAGTGTATATATCAAATGACAACAAAGACACATCCGTGCATGGCATAGATGGAAGAATTATACACATAATATGGGCATCTATAGATTCATTACAACTAATAAGTGTAATAGTCATGATAGTGTTCATCGTACGTCTGAATAAGCTGCTTAGTGTTAGAAAGAAATTGATACACAAGTCAAAAAGTTCTGTGTATTTGTATGAGAATTATTCTAAACTTTCAATGTCACCAATTATGGAAGAAGAACCATTGTAA
- the LOC128222809 gene encoding snRNA-activating protein complex subunit 5-like, which translates to MSGVNIPASMKELQNLKQEETTLVNMSSKISDQLNRLKVEELALQNMVRLQNEELERKSRGSQRSINRSLPMEESEKGDNSEKVVPVDLFVNMIYGHKEEEEEEEEEEEEEDDEMQGVTNEDIDAFVDGLG; encoded by the coding sequence ATGTCGGGTGTAAATATTCCTGCTTCTATGAAGGAGctgcaaaatttaaaacaagaagaGACAACTCTTGTTAACATGTCTTCCAAAATAAGTGACCAATTGAACAGGCTGAAGGTAGAAGAACTGGCTCTTCAAAATATGGTCAGACTCCAAAATGAAGAGCTAGAGAGGAAATCCCGGGGATCCCAGAGATCTATAAATAGATCACTGCCCATGGAAGAGTCAGAGAAGGGAGATAACTCTGAAAAGGTTGTTCCTGTTGATTTGTTTGTGAATATGATATATGGACATAAggaagaagaagaggaagaagaaGAGGAGGAAGAAGAGGAAGATGATGAAATGCAAGGGGTAACTAATGAGGACATAGATGCCTTTGTGGACGGACTGGGCTAA
- the LOC128222888 gene encoding demethylmenaquinone methyltransferase-like isoform X1 translates to MCRGGSRNRAIPRSTMSAFEDYDVVSRNYDANRGPIGLETVSAFIQFYTNKPLQELHVFDAGCGTGNYTKALLELGVGQVTMVDASPGMIMKAKEKLNDEFEKGRVKFVENLLPSLPFPDDTFDVVMFNMVLHHLDKHRENNTDEYPNITTAMKEASRVLRKGGVVSITTTLRGQFQKGVWNYQLHEEITLIYAPILQTSDFNKKAFAEAGIDMKQKLSLLDVPLVTNHDFYEGPLHKEWRDSDSYWSYATEAEVDEVKKRIWAMKKAGTLEEWCKEHDKTSTNGAITVIIGTVL, encoded by the exons ATGtgcaggggcggttccaggaatAGAG CGATACCGCGATCAACAATGAGCGCTTTCGAGGATTACGATGTCGTGTCTCGAAATTATGATGCCAATAGGGGTCCCATCGGTTTGGAAACGGTGTCAGCATTCATCCAGTTCTACACCAACAAACCTTTGCAG GAGCTTCATGTTTTTGATGCTGGCTGTGGAACGGGAAACTACACTAAGGCATTGCTTGAACTCGGTGTTGGTCAAGTAACGATGGTGGATGCATCGCCAGGAATGATAATGAAGGCGAAGGAAAAGCTTAACGATGAATTCGAAAAAGGGAGAGTGAAATTTGTAGAGAATTTGCTTCCATCTTTGCCATTTCCTGACGATACATTTGATGTCGTGATGTTCAATATG gtgCTACACCATCTTGACAAACACCGTGAGAACAATACTGATGAATATCCAAACATTACAACTGCAATGAAAGAGGCAAGCCGCGTTCTACGAAAAGGGGGAGTTGTTTCCATAACAACCACACTTCGGGGACAGTTTCAGAAAGGTGTCTGGAACTACCAACTGCATGAAGAAATTACTCTTATATATGCACCCATACTTCAAACGAgtgattttaacaaaaaggcGTTTGCAGAAGCTGGGATTGATATGAAGCAAAAGCTGAGTTTGCTGGATGTCCCGTTGGTGACAAACCACGATTTTTACGAAGGTCCTCTCCATAAGGAATGGAGAGATTCAGATTCGTACTGGTCATACGCAACGGAAGCGGAAGTTGATGAAGTTAAAAAGAGGATTTGGGCAATGAAGAAAGCAGGCACATTAGAAGAGTGGTGTAAAGAACACGACAAAACAAGCACAAATGGTGCAATCACGGTCATCATAGGAACAGTGCTTTAA
- the LOC128222808 gene encoding mediator of RNA polymerase II transcription subunit 22-like, translating to MSQAPSSQRTIPQSKEALLKSYTIRLRADIKSMLDSFTEIIRLARVEEDSQVSRITQAEQDQYEMQVRASNIVRAGESLMKLVSDLKIYLILNDFPSVNESISNNTQMYKTLQNENDAKLLTVRDDLATDLYELEDEYYSSMYK from the exons ATGTCTCAAGCACCATCCAGCCAGAGAACAATTCCTCAAAGCAAAGAGGCCCTGTTAAAGTCATACACCATCCGGCTGCGGGCAGACATCAAGTCTATGCTTGATAGCTTTACAGAGATCATTCGTCTTGCAAGG GTAGAGGAAGACAGTCAGGTGTCCAGGATAACTCAAGCGGAACAAGATCAATATGAGATGCAAGTGAGAGCCAGCAACATA GTTAGAGCCGGAGAGTCCTTGATGAAACTTGTCTCCGATCTGAAAATCTACCTCATCTTGAACGATTTCCCATCGGTGAACGAATCAATCTCAAACAATACACAAATGTACAAGACTTTGCAAAACGAGAATGACGCAAAACTGTTGACTGTCAGAGACGATCTTGCGACTGATTTGTATGAACTTGAGGATGAATACTATTCATCCATGTACAAATAA
- the LOC128222888 gene encoding demethylmenaquinone methyltransferase-like isoform X2: MSAFEDYDVVSRNYDANRGPIGLETVSAFIQFYTNKPLQELHVFDAGCGTGNYTKALLELGVGQVTMVDASPGMIMKAKEKLNDEFEKGRVKFVENLLPSLPFPDDTFDVVMFNMVLHHLDKHRENNTDEYPNITTAMKEASRVLRKGGVVSITTTLRGQFQKGVWNYQLHEEITLIYAPILQTSDFNKKAFAEAGIDMKQKLSLLDVPLVTNHDFYEGPLHKEWRDSDSYWSYATEAEVDEVKKRIWAMKKAGTLEEWCKEHDKTSTNGAITVIIGTVL; encoded by the exons ATGAGCGCTTTCGAGGATTACGATGTCGTGTCTCGAAATTATGATGCCAATAGGGGTCCCATCGGTTTGGAAACGGTGTCAGCATTCATCCAGTTCTACACCAACAAACCTTTGCAG GAGCTTCATGTTTTTGATGCTGGCTGTGGAACGGGAAACTACACTAAGGCATTGCTTGAACTCGGTGTTGGTCAAGTAACGATGGTGGATGCATCGCCAGGAATGATAATGAAGGCGAAGGAAAAGCTTAACGATGAATTCGAAAAAGGGAGAGTGAAATTTGTAGAGAATTTGCTTCCATCTTTGCCATTTCCTGACGATACATTTGATGTCGTGATGTTCAATATG gtgCTACACCATCTTGACAAACACCGTGAGAACAATACTGATGAATATCCAAACATTACAACTGCAATGAAAGAGGCAAGCCGCGTTCTACGAAAAGGGGGAGTTGTTTCCATAACAACCACACTTCGGGGACAGTTTCAGAAAGGTGTCTGGAACTACCAACTGCATGAAGAAATTACTCTTATATATGCACCCATACTTCAAACGAgtgattttaacaaaaaggcGTTTGCAGAAGCTGGGATTGATATGAAGCAAAAGCTGAGTTTGCTGGATGTCCCGTTGGTGACAAACCACGATTTTTACGAAGGTCCTCTCCATAAGGAATGGAGAGATTCAGATTCGTACTGGTCATACGCAACGGAAGCGGAAGTTGATGAAGTTAAAAAGAGGATTTGGGCAATGAAGAAAGCAGGCACATTAGAAGAGTGGTGTAAAGAACACGACAAAACAAGCACAAATGGTGCAATCACGGTCATCATAGGAACAGTGCTTTAA